The Mixophyes fleayi isolate aMixFle1 chromosome 1, aMixFle1.hap1, whole genome shotgun sequence genome includes a region encoding these proteins:
- the CDKN2AIP gene encoding CDKN2A-interacting protein isoform X1 has product MATEDEVSEFLSQNRETAAWAESLRGACETDKLWRHRREFILRNMSDFCVVGELPQNLDSNHKGLDRLIAYSMVWCNHVFTGCRYPHPVMEKVLKMAETIKVIDAPVRTTRDELVSKVKKRGIASSNEGIEDEHFKKQRSADGTCMKTAGQPSNVVTSCSDAQRTDAGYYQPATQERRNSRECNQQTVKGQLQSSVNTINVPRRLTSEDIKGRQSFFNRLYKTVAWKLVSAGGFGPNLNHSELLGNSIESLKSTLDIAFVPLKELADLPQNKTSLENIVCELRCQAVYLGMGCGKTKENAKAVASREAIKLFLKKKVVVRICKRKYCGRDVEDLVLLDEESRSPNLPPALNNPLDLI; this is encoded by the exons ATGGCGACGGAGGATGAGGTGTCCGAGTTCCTGAGCCAGAATCGGGAGACCGCCGCCTGGGCGGAGAGCTTACGGGGGGCGTGTGAGACGGACAAGCTGTGGCGGCACCGTAGAGAGTTCATTCTGCGGAACATGAGTGACTTCTGCGTGGTCGGAGAATTGCCGCAAAATCTCGACTCCAACCACAAGGGCCTGGACCGGCTGATCGCCTACTCCATGGTGTGGTGTAACCATGTCTTTACCGGGTGCCG ttaTCCCCATCCTGTTATGGAAAAAGTGCTTAAAATGGCAGAAACTATAAAGGTGATTGATGCACCAGTCCGCACAACACGAGATGAACTGGTTTCCAAGGTGAAGAAAAGAGGGATTGCAAGTAGCAATG aagGGATAGAGGACGAACATTTCAAGAAGCAAAGATCTGCTGATGGCACATGTATGAAAACAGCGGGCCAGCCTAGTAATGTGGTGACCTCCTGTAGTGACGCACAAAGGACAGATGCAGGCTATTACCAACCTGCTACTCAGGAAAGAAGAAATAGCCGTGAATGTAATCAACAAACGGTGAAAGGTCAGTTACAGTCCAGTGTGAATACCATAAACGTACCTCGCCGACTGACCTCTGAAGACATTAAGGGGCGCCAGTCATTCTTCAACAGACTCTACAAGACCGTAGCCTGGAAGCTGgtttctgcgggaggatttggcCCTAACCTCAACCATTCAGAGCTTCTGGGCAATTCTATTGAGTCTTTAAAATCTACTTTGGACATTGCTTTTGTACCTCTGAAGGAATTGGCGGATTTGCCTCAAAATAAGACCTCTCTGGAAAACATAGTGTGTGAATTAAGGTGCCAGGCTGTCTACCTAGGAATGGGTTGTGGGAAAACAAAGGAAAATGCTAAAGCTGTGGCTTCTCGGGAGGCAATCAAactttttctgaaaaagaaagtaGTGGTAAGAATATGCAAGAGGAAATACTGTGGACGGGATGTTGAAGACTTGGTTTTACTGGACGAGGAATCCCGCTCTCCAAACTTGCCTCCTGCACTGAACAACCCCTTGGATCTAATATAA
- the CDKN2AIP gene encoding CDKN2A-interacting protein isoform X2, protein MATEDEVSEFLSQNRETAAWAESLRGACETDKLWRHRREFILRNMSDFCVVGELPQNLDSNHKGLDRLIAYSMVWCNHVFTGCRYPHPVMEKVLKMAETIKVIDAPVRTTRDELVSKKG, encoded by the exons ATGGCGACGGAGGATGAGGTGTCCGAGTTCCTGAGCCAGAATCGGGAGACCGCCGCCTGGGCGGAGAGCTTACGGGGGGCGTGTGAGACGGACAAGCTGTGGCGGCACCGTAGAGAGTTCATTCTGCGGAACATGAGTGACTTCTGCGTGGTCGGAGAATTGCCGCAAAATCTCGACTCCAACCACAAGGGCCTGGACCGGCTGATCGCCTACTCCATGGTGTGGTGTAACCATGTCTTTACCGGGTGCCG ttaTCCCCATCCTGTTATGGAAAAAGTGCTTAAAATGGCAGAAACTATAAAGGTGATTGATGCACCAGTCCGCACAACACGAGATGAACTGGTTTCCAAG aagGGATAG